The segment CAGAAATGATCGAGCGCCGGGGTCTTCGACTTCTTGTCCCCCTTCGCCTGGCCCGCCGACGGCGGCGCGCCCGCACCAGCCTTTTCCGGCGCCGCCTGCTGTCCACCCGGCGGCAGCTCCGTCCCCAGCAGGCGCAGCGTCTCCGCGCGCGCTGCCTCGAGATTGACCCCCGCATCGGTCAGCACCTGGGCGGCGATCCCCTTTTCCTCCCGGAGCAGTCCCAGGAGCAGGTGCTCGGTGCCAACATAGCTGTGGTTGAGGTCGCGCGCTTCGGCCATCGCCAGTTCCAGCACCTTCTTGGCGCGCGACGTGTACGGCAGGTCGGGGCCCGTGGCCTGTGCCGCCTTCCCCTTCTTGACCGTGTCCTCGATCTTCTGGGTCACGTCGTCCAGGTCGACGTTGAGGTTTTGCAGCACCGCCGCCGCAACGCCCTCACCCTCACGGATGAGCCCGAGCAGAATATGCTCCGTGCCCACGTACTCGTGGTGCAGGCGTGCTGCCTCCTCGCGTGCCATCGCAAGGACCTTCCGCACCCGCTCGGTGAAGTTGTAGCCGTTCATCGCACCCTCAGGGTCGTTGAGAAGCGGATCATTCGACGCCGCCGCCTTCGCTCACCAATACCTGACGCACGTATCGCGCGCGCGCCACGCTGGTCTCGCTGTCCGTCAGCGCCCGCCCCTCGAGATGGGAGAGATGCGCCGACTGGGCAAAGATCAGGAGCTTGTTGAGTGTGTATACACTGAGCCCGGTGATCAGTTTCAGGCCGACCGCCAGACGAACGCCACTCAGGTAGTTCATCGCCTCGTCAAACGTGAGGCTACGGGCGTACCGCAACGTCCCGTACGCCCGCCACAGCTTGTCCTCGATAATATAGCCCGCGTCCCGAACCAGCACACGGCGCGCCTCTTCCTCGCGCTCGATGACGTGTCGGACCACACGGACCAACAGGTCCTGCAACTCCTCTTCCGATCGGCCCAGCGTCGTTTGGTTCGACAACTGGAAGAAGTTACCGACGACTTCGCTCCCTTCGCCGTACAAGCCACGGTAGGTGAGCCCCATCTGCTGCAGACCGGCCAGCACCTTGCCGATTTCCTTCGTGAGTACCAACCCCGGCAAATGGATCAACACCGAAGCCCGCAAACCGGTGCCCGCGTTCGTGGGACAGGCCGTCAGGAAGCCGAACTCCCGATGGAAGGCGTACGGCACCTGCGCGCCCAGTTCACGGTCGAGACGGCTGACGCCCTCGAACGCCTGAGGCACGGCGAAGCCGCTGCGCAGCGCCTGCAGCCGCAGATGGTCCTCCTCGTTCACGAGCAGGCCGACCGACTCCCCAAGAAAGACGGCCGCCCCGCCGCGCACCGGGTGCTGGGCGTCGAGTCCCGCCAGCTCCTTGCTGACCAGGTGCCGCTCATGCAGCAGTTGGCGGTCCACCAGCGGCAGGTCGTCGAGTCGCAGCAGGAGGCTCCCGCTGAGCGCCGGTACCGCGCCCAGCGCATCGCGGACCTGCGCCAGCATGCGCAAACGCTCCCCTTCCCGCGCCCGCCCGGTGAACGCATACCCCGACACATTGCGCGCCAGCCGGATACGGGTGGAGATCACCACATCGCTGTTCGGTCCCGACGCGTCGAGCCAGCGCACGCCACCATCCGGCAGCAGTGACAGATCGAGTCCCGGCCGGGGGGCCGTCATGTCGCGCTCCTCATACCGACTCCGTGTCGAGCGCCTTGATGCGGTCGCGCAACTCGGCCGCCACCTCGAACTGCTCGTTCGCGATGGCGCGGCGCAGACGGTCGCGCAGATCGTGCAGCGTATCGGGCTTGTCGACCACATGGGCCACCGGCGTTTCGTAGCGCTGCCCCACATGCCGCGAACTGCCATGCAGGCGCCGCAACAGCTCTCGCAGGCTGCGCTCCATGGCGTCGTAGCAGTGGGGGCACCCCAGACGCCCGGTCGCGCGAAAGTCCCGCGCCGTGGCCCCGCAGAACGCACAGGCGGCCGCGTCCTCGCTCGTGCTGGCCGCCTGCTGCTGTACCGCCTGCAGAATGTCCCCCAGCGGATGCTGCGGAACGGAGAGTGTCGTTTCCACCCCCTTGGCTGCCGCGCACTTCTCGCACAGGTGCAACTGCGTGACCGCGTTGTCCACGATCCGCGTCAGGTGCACCACCGCGTCGCGTTCCTTGCAGTTGTCGCAGAGCATCAGGCCCCCCCGTGAACGTCCGACTGCACCAACCGACCTCCTCCCAACGATAGAACCCGATCGGCTCGCGATGCCAGTGACTGGTTGTGCGTGACGACCACCAGCCCCAACGACTGATCGCGGGCCAGCTCGGCGAACAGGTCATGCAACGCTTCCGCGTTGTACCGATCCAGATTCCCGCTTGGCTCGTCGGCAAGCAGGACGGACGGCCGCCCGGCCAGCGCGCGTGCCACGGCGGTTCGCTGCTGTTCGCCCCCCGACAGCGCTCCCGGCCGATGGTGCAGCCGCGAGGCCAACCCGACGCGCTCGAGCAACCCCGCCGCCCGTTCCCGTGCCGCTGCCGCGTCCTCGCCGGCGATGCGCAACGGCATCATAACGTTCTCGAGCGCCGAGAACTCCCGCAACAGGTGATGGAATTGAAACACGAACCCGACGGTGCGGTTCCTGAGCGCATCGAGCGCCCCGTCGGCCAGCCCCTCGACCGCCCGACCGGCCAGCCGGATACGCCCAGCCGA is part of the Gemmatimonas sp. genome and harbors:
- a CDS encoding ABC transporter ATP-binding protein, which produces MSDAPVAVLEGEGLVKEFRGGDGGIIRVLDDVSITVRRGEMVAIVGESGAGKSTLLHVLGALERPSAGRIRLAGRAVEGLADGALDALRNRTVGFVFQFHHLLREFSALENVMMPLRIAGEDAAAARERAAGLLERVGLASRLHHRPGALSGGEQQRTAVARALAGRPSVLLADEPSGNLDRYNAEALHDLFAELARDQSLGLVVVTHNQSLASRADRVLSLGGGRLVQSDVHGGA
- a CDS encoding UvrB/UvrC motif-containing protein; translated protein: MLCDNCKERDAVVHLTRIVDNAVTQLHLCEKCAAAKGVETTLSVPQHPLGDILQAVQQQAASTSEDAAACAFCGATARDFRATGRLGCPHCYDAMERSLRELLRRLHGSSRHVGQRYETPVAHVVDKPDTLHDLRDRLRRAIANEQFEVAAELRDRIKALDTESV